A DNA window from Argiope bruennichi chromosome X2, qqArgBrue1.1, whole genome shotgun sequence contains the following coding sequences:
- the LOC129959644 gene encoding uncharacterized protein LOC129959644: MFQTLDSETATHIGVLQGESWFKPKEMGKRCDVFYASKGKSYDGSVRAKRNDYDERGFQGNWGKQQFNEKKTDNSNFCPKKNFEKSKITEVRKLTCYTCGSDKHFRRDCPKIKGADYKRIKVNKVSAEGAEAESKGETVAARVDLLGKVIPRHAIEDKLCKLAKVSVSVAGKLAQALVDSGTEITVVKRDLVPEVSVEGASTIYLKGIFGPAVKCPLVYVPLSLATGGQVNVVHQQVLCALADVLVEDVLLPPDILNMLGGARSEGNSLAQNSQELRGDLQEKAQDSIIFEKTQSEITSCGNEVGTVNNKDEKVTTETVKGSMVADTFRSEQEQCVELATAWKHAKEGKSNYYEVDGYLFHRDKILGESIGQLVIPKCRRGEVLRLAHTSVFSCHMGSKKTLERIKYSFFWEGMRTEVKKFCDSCKECQLTQTVKTSDRTPITPVVRPELPFQVVNVDLIGPIDPPSAKGHKYILCLVDQHTRWGEAIPLTSLNAKATCEALLSIFSRTGIPNVIASDNGTNFTAELTKEFEKRIGSSPRFSTPGYPQSNGLVERFNRTLKNMLHNVVREEGRGWHLQIPYVLWAYREIPHSTTGVSPFQLLYGRPPQGPLSILKSTWTGKFNNVQLNSTSVSKYLENLKSKLEKAAEQAKLVSAVQQENAAYYHNLRSSNRVYKVGDQVIVLIPDSTNKLFARWQGPATIVEKRNPHSFSVKMSDGSTKHIHQNKLKHYIASSNSINVIFEEEKEFGHVETLPTATKESKFFEILDNLEIKHVDNSQLETLKNLIVKFKRIFTKPVQPAAVGTHKIELLPNTVQKKPHCYSVPIAYRKEVERQVQELLELDLIEPSVSEIAHPIVCVAKKDSSMRMCIDFRALNAVTKVPVFPMKDLQELIFTAGSGHWLSSLDLLKGYWQIKMDEESKRLTAFATHNAVYQWKTMPFGLAGASGTFQREMNRALKSHSEYAQAYMDDVVIYSRSFKEHLFHLKLILTELDKLGFSVRLDKCTFATKQIKYLGHIIGGGRHGPDKDKILAIQKLTRPTTKKEVRSVLGLMGFYRTYIPKFAGISTPLTELTKKNKPNKVSWGEEEQNSFEKLKELLCEVTSLATPDANLPFQIHCDASDHGVGCCLTQQDADGSYKPIAFASQKFNAAQKNWASIEKEAWAVLYGLNKFDKWIYGAKVEIISDHNPLKYLNQTTPKSPKLTRWALALQRWNHSITHRPGVQHRGADALSRLK; the protein is encoded by the coding sequence ATGTTCCAAACATTGGATTCCGAAACGGCAACCCATATAGGTGTGCTACAGGGGGAAAGTTGGTTTAAGCCAAAGGAAATGGGTAAACGTTGTGATGTATTCTATGCATCCAAGGGTAAATCCTATGACGGGTCAGTGAGAGCCAAAAGAAATGATTATGATGAAAGAGGTTTTCAGGGTAATTGGGGAAAACAACAGTTCAATGAGAAGAAGACCGATAATAGTAATTTTTGccctaagaaaaattttgaaaaatcaaaaatcacaGAAGTTAGAAAGCTAACTTGTTACACTTGTGGCTCCGATAAACATTTTAGACGAGATTGTCCGAAAATTAAGGGAGCAGACTATAAAAGGATTAAGGTAAACAAGGTTTCCGCTGAGGGTGCAGAAGCAGAATCAAAAGGGGAAACAGTAGCTGCTAGGGTGGATTTACTCGGTAAAGTAATTCCTAGGCATGCTATTGAAGACAAACTTTGTAAATTGGCAAAGGTATCTGTCAGTGTAGCTGGGAAACTAGCCCAAGCATTAGTGGATTCTGGCACGGAAATTACAGTTGTCAAAAGGGACTTAGTTCCTGAAGTTTCAGTCGAAGGTGCTTCTACGATATATTTGAAGGGTATTTTTGGTCCGGCGGTTAAATGTCCTTTAGTGTACGTTCCGTTAAGTCTTGCTACTGGTGGCCAAGTTAATGTGGTGCATCAGCAAGTTTTATGTGCTTTAGCAGATGTTTTGGTGGAGGATGTGTTGCTTCCACCGGATATTCTAAACATGTTGGGAGGGGCCCGGAGTGAAGGAAATTCACTGGCTCAGAACTCTCAGGAATTGAGGGGTGATCTGCAGGAGAAAGCACAGGATAGCATTATCTTTGAGAAAACTCAAAGTGAAATTACTTCATGTGGGAATGAAGTGGGAACGGTTAATAATAAGGATGAGAAAGTAACCACTGAGACGGTTAAGGGAAGCATGGTCGCTGATACTTTTCGCTCTGAGCAGGAACAGTGTGTCGAATTAGCAACGGCTTGGAAGCATGCTAAAGAAGGCAAAAGTAACTACTATGAGGTAGACGGTTATCTGTTTCACAGAGACAAAATACTCGGGGAGAGTATTGGGCAACTGGTAATTCCAAAGTGTAGACGCGGTGAGGTACTCAGACTTGCTCATACCTCAGTGTTTAGTTGTCATATGGGTTCTAAAAAGACTCTAGAACGAATCAAGTACTCTTTCTTCTGGGAAGGTATGAGGACGGAAGTCAAAAAATTTTGCGACTCATGTAAAGAGTGTCAACTCACTCAGACTGTTAAAACTAGTGACAGAACGCCAATTACGCCTGTCGTGAGGCCTGAATTACCATTTCAGGTAGTGAATGTAGACCTGATAGGTCCAATTGATCCTCCTAGTGCGAAAGGacataaatacatattatgtCTGGTTGATCAACATACTAGGTGGGGCGAAGCCATACCGTTGACTAGTCTGAATGCTAAGGCAACATGTGAAGCTttgttaagtatattttcaaGGACAGGTATTCCTAATGTTATCGCGTCTGATAACGGGACCAATTTCACGGCAGAACTAACTAAAGAGTTTGAAAAACGAATAGGGAGCAGTCCAAGATTCTCTACCCCTGGATATCCACAATCAAATGGGTTGGTGGAGAGGTttaatagaactttaaaaaacatgttgCATAATGTAGTCAGGGAAGAAGGTAGGGGATGGCATTTACAAATTCCTTATGTGCTGTGGGCGTACAGAGAAATACCTCATTCAACTACAGGTGTGTCGCCATTTCAGTTACTCTATGGTAGACCACCACAAGGTCCTTTGTCTATCCTAAAATCTACTTGGAcaggaaaatttaataatgtacaaTTAAATAGTACTTCCGTTTCCAAATAcctggaaaatttaaaatcaaaactagaGAAGGCTGCAGAGCAGGCTAAGCTTGTTTCAGCAGTACAACAGGAAAATGCGGCGTATTATCACAATTTAAGATCGTCTAACCGAGTGTACAAAGTCGGAGATCAGGTGATAGTATTAATACCTGATTcgactaataaattatttgccaGATGGCAAGGTCCTGCAACTATCGTTGAGAAACGTAATCCCCattctttttcagttaaaatgtcGGATGGTTCTACCAAGCACATTCatcaaaataagttaaaacattacATAGCTAGTTCTAACtctataaatgtcatttttgagGAAGAAAAAGAATTCGGGCATGTTGAAACTTTACCAACCGCTAccaaagaatctaaatttttcgaaattcttgataatcttgaaattaaacaTGTAGACAATTCTCAGTTAgaaactcttaaaaatttaatcgttAAATTTAAACGCATCTTTACTAAACCCGTGCAACCAGCTGCGGTTGGCACTCATAAAATTGAACTATTGCCCAATACTGTACAGAAAAAGCCTCATTGTTATAGTGTTCCTATTGCATACAGAAAGGAAGTTGAACGTCAAGTTCAAGAACTTTTAGAATTAGACTTGATAGAACCTTCGGTATCCGAAATTGCTCATCCGATTGTTTGCGTTGCTAAAAAGGATTCTTCAATGAGAATGTGCATTGATTTTAGAGCATTAAATGCAGTCACCAAAGTTCCAGTCTTTCCCATGAAAGATTTGCAAGAACTGATATTCACTGCAGGGTCAGGCCATTGGTTAAGTAGCTTAGATCTTTTAAAGGGATATTGGCAAATAAAAATGGACGAGGAAAGTAAACGGTTGACGGCGTTTGCTACGCATAATGCTGTGTACCAGTGGAAGACCATGCCTTTCGGTCTGGCGGGAGCATCTGGTACTTTTCAACGTGAAATGAACCGTGCCTTGAAATCTCATTCAGAGTATGCGCAGGCGTACATGGATGATGTAGTAATTTATTCTAGATCTTTTAAAGAgcatctgtttcatttaaaacttatacTGACAGAATTAGATAAATTAGGATTTTCTGTACGGCTGGATAAATGTACTTTCGCcaccaaacaaataaaatatttaggccATATTATAGGTGGAGGTAGACATGGTCCAGATAAAGACAAAATTCTAGCAATACAGAAATTAACTAGACCTACCACTAAAAAAGAGGTCAGGTCCGTATTAGGATTAATGGGATTTTACCGCACATATATACCAAAATTTGCGGGAATATCCACTCCACTCACGGAATTAACCAAGAAGAATAAGCCAAACAAGGTAAGTTGGGGGGAAGAAGAACAAAACTCGTTTGAGAAACTGAAAGAATTACTCTGTGAGGTTACTAGTCTTGCTACCCCTGATGCCAACTTGCCATTCCAGATACACTGTGATGCATCTGATCATGGTGTAGGATGCTGTTTAACTCAGCAAGATGCTGACGGGTCTTACAAACCAATAGCTTTTGCCAGCCAAAAATTCAACGCTGCACAAAAGAACTGGGCAAGCATTGAGAAAGAGGCTTGGGCAGTGCTATATGGTCTGAATAAATTCGATAAGTGGATTTATGGTGCTAAGGTGGAGATCATATCTGATCACAATCCTCTTAAATATCTGAACCAAACCACTCCTAAAAGTCCAAAGCTAACCCGTTGGGCTCTAGCTCTACAAAGGTGGAATCATTCCATCACACATAGACCTGGTGTACAGCATCGAGGTGCGGACGCTCTATCACGACTGAAATAA
- the LOC129959720 gene encoding piggyBac transposable element-derived protein 4-like, giving the protein MIDEVIYCTNKYIQGVEAKYYQKPDCKQTCRSEFMALMGLLYFIGTMKSQHTNVEQLWASDGTGIQILRAAMSYKRFLFLLRCIRFDDIDTGAERRKSDKLAAIRSIWDSFVQNCLKSYNTSEFVTIDEMLHPFRGRCSWIQYIPNKPAKYGIKIFALCDSKTYYCSNMEIYIGKQPPGPFAVENKPLDIVKRLVMPIENSNKNLTTDNWYTSFPLVVYLLEKKITFIGTVKKNKKEIHAEFLPRKHRIVGTSIFGFQKNKTLVPYVPKKNKAVVLVSSLHDKAEIDGDSGKPEVILDYNMTKGGVDTCDKMCSAYSVSQITRRWPLVLFYIMMNIAGINSTEQC; this is encoded by the coding sequence ATGATTGATGAAgtaatttattgcacaaataaatatatacaaggaGTAGAAGCTAAATATTATCAGAAACCTGACTGTAAACAAACGTGTCGAAGTGAATTTATGGCTTTGATGggattgctttattttatagGCACAATGAAAAGCCAACATACAAATGTTGAGCAGCTCTGGGCTTCTGATGGAACTGGAATTCAAATACTGAGAGCAGCTATGAGTTATAAGCGGTTTTTGTTTTTACTTCGCTGTATTCGGTTCGATGATATAGATACTGGAGCTGAAAGGAGAAAATCAGACAAATTAGCTGCCATCCGATCCATTTGGGATTCATTTGTTCAAAATTGCTTGAAATCTTATAATACAAGCGAATTTGTAACAATTGATGAGATGCTACATCCTTTCAGAGGACGTTGCTCTTGGATTCAATACATTCCGAACAAGCCTGCTAAGTATGGCATCAAAATATTCGCATTATGTGATTCTAAAACATATTATTGTAGCAATATGGAAATTTATATCGGAAAACAGCCGCCTGGACCTTTCGCAGTTGAGAATAAACCATTAGACATTGTCAAGCGTCTAGTAATGCCCATTGAAAACTCTAATAAAAATCTTACCACTGACAACTGGTACACTAGTTTTCCACTAGTTGTTTACTTATTAGAGAAGAAAATTACTTTCATCGGaactgtaaagaaaaataaaaaagaaattcacgCAGAATTTTTGCCCAGAAAACATAGAATTGTGGGTACTTCTATCTTtggttttcagaaaaataaaacactCGTTCCATATGTACCGAAGAAAAACAAAGCAGTAGTATTAGTATCTAGCCTTCACGATAAAGCTGAAATTGATGGAGACAGTGGAAAACCTGAAGTAATTCTTGATTACAATATGACAAAAGGAGGTGTTGACACCTGCGATAAAATGTGTTCGGCTTATTCTGTGTCTCAAATAACAAGACGGTGGCctcttgtattattttatataatgatgaaCATTGCTGGTATAAATTCTACTGAACAATGTTGA